A part of Paraburkholderia azotifigens genomic DNA contains:
- a CDS encoding beta-ribofuranosylaminobenzene 5'-phosphate synthase family protein, translating into MSLHGTAESTKHTSIVTVNAPGRLHLGFLDPGASLGRRFGSLGLVIDGISTTLDARLASNDEDHYSAVPSAHDELPRVKAHIDTLRKLTGHDAPVDIRLHRTLPSHAGLGSGTQLALTVGHAFARLHGLDLSAAQLAPALARGARSGVGIAGFERGGLIVDGGPRGPGVLPPVLSRFDFPSAWRVMLVFDDSRTGLSGPAERQALAALPPFPQSLAAHACHLTLMQILPAAAEHEFAPFAQGVSALQDGIGRYFAKSQGGIYTSPGVGRVLDWIGARYCAGIGQSSWGPTGFAIMESQEEAEHALRSARDAQTIGPGLRVEIVRGLNAGATVTWASAQD; encoded by the coding sequence ATGAGCCTGCATGGCACCGCTGAATCGACGAAGCACACCAGCATCGTCACCGTGAACGCACCCGGCCGCTTGCATCTGGGATTCCTCGATCCTGGCGCGTCGCTCGGCCGGCGCTTCGGCAGTCTCGGGCTCGTGATCGACGGCATCAGCACGACGCTCGACGCGCGCCTCGCTTCGAACGACGAAGACCACTACAGCGCCGTGCCGTCGGCGCACGATGAATTGCCGCGCGTGAAGGCGCACATCGACACGCTGCGCAAGCTGACGGGTCACGACGCACCCGTCGATATCCGTCTGCATCGCACCTTGCCGTCGCACGCCGGTCTCGGCTCCGGCACGCAACTCGCGCTGACTGTCGGCCATGCGTTCGCGCGCCTGCACGGTCTCGATCTGAGCGCGGCCCAACTCGCGCCGGCGCTCGCGCGCGGCGCGCGTTCGGGCGTCGGCATCGCCGGGTTCGAGCGCGGCGGACTGATCGTCGACGGCGGTCCGCGCGGGCCCGGCGTGTTGCCGCCCGTGCTGTCGCGCTTTGACTTTCCGTCCGCATGGCGCGTGATGCTCGTGTTCGACGATTCGCGCACGGGTCTCTCCGGTCCGGCCGAGCGCCAGGCGCTCGCCGCGCTGCCGCCGTTTCCGCAATCGCTCGCCGCGCACGCGTGCCACCTGACCTTGATGCAGATTCTCCCGGCCGCCGCAGAACACGAATTCGCGCCTTTCGCGCAGGGCGTGAGCGCGCTGCAAGACGGCATCGGCCGCTACTTCGCGAAGTCGCAAGGCGGCATCTACACGAGTCCCGGCGTCGGGCGCGTGCTCGACTGGATCGGCGCGCGCTATTGCGCGGGCATCGGCCAGAGTTCGTGGGGGCCGACCGGCTTCGCGATCATGGAGTCGCAGGAAGAAGCGGAACACGCGCTGCGTTCGGCGCGCGACGCGCAAACGATCGGCCCCGGACTGCGAGTCGAGATCGTGAGAGGACTCAACGCGGGCGCTACCGTCACCTGGGCGTCGGCCCAGGACTGA
- a CDS encoding NAD(P)-dependent methylenetetrahydromethanopterin dehydrogenase codes for MERQHILHMFTPGRQMSPFDVNMAVDAGYQVVVPYTDVDVKLIGPLTQDAIFSRGPKGVAHTGIFIGGRDVMLATDMLRLSREAMVPPFEVSVFADPSGSFTTAAALVACVEWQLRHAFDTGLDGKRVLVFGGTGPVGLIAGVLAAQAGARVSLASSRGLDAARDACKRATARFGAALEGADASSANALQETLKSVDVVFATAAAGVEVMSAQQVSEADRLLVAADVNAVPPAGIAGVGVMDNGKRVGPHGALGIGALAIGNVKYEVQQRLFMQMLAAKQKVYLGFEDAMEMARRVVAERSSLAAA; via the coding sequence ATGGAACGCCAACACATTCTCCATATGTTCACGCCGGGACGGCAGATGAGCCCGTTCGACGTGAACATGGCCGTCGATGCCGGATATCAGGTCGTCGTGCCCTACACGGATGTCGACGTCAAACTGATCGGGCCGCTGACCCAGGACGCGATTTTTTCGCGTGGCCCCAAAGGCGTCGCGCACACGGGCATCTTTATCGGCGGACGCGACGTGATGCTCGCGACCGACATGCTGCGCCTGTCGCGCGAAGCGATGGTGCCGCCGTTCGAAGTGTCCGTGTTCGCCGATCCGAGCGGCTCGTTCACGACGGCGGCCGCACTCGTTGCCTGCGTCGAATGGCAGCTGCGCCACGCATTCGACACGGGACTCGATGGCAAGCGCGTGCTCGTGTTCGGCGGCACGGGGCCCGTCGGACTGATCGCGGGCGTGCTGGCGGCGCAGGCAGGCGCGCGCGTGTCATTGGCGAGCAGCCGCGGGCTCGATGCCGCACGCGACGCGTGCAAGCGCGCCACTGCGCGTTTCGGGGCCGCGCTCGAAGGCGCCGACGCGAGCAGCGCAAACGCGCTGCAAGAAACCTTGAAGTCCGTCGACGTCGTGTTCGCGACGGCGGCTGCCGGCGTCGAAGTGATGAGCGCGCAGCAGGTGAGCGAGGCGGACCGCCTGCTCGTGGCCGCCGACGTGAACGCCGTGCCGCCCGCAGGCATCGCGGGCGTCGGCGTGATGGACAATGGCAAGCGCGTCGGTCCGCATGGCGCGCTCGGCATCGGTGCGCTCGCGATCGGCAACGTCAAGTACGAAGTGCAGCAGCGGCTGTTCATGCAGATGCTCGCGGCGAAGCAGAAGGTCTATCTCGGCTTCGAAGACGCGATGGAGATGGCCCGCCGCGTGGTGGCCGAACGCTCCTCGCTCGCGGCAGCCTGA